A section of the Arabiibacter massiliensis genome encodes:
- a CDS encoding hydrogenase 4 subunit F: MDYSMLVVVLMAVPLAASLLMAALPSKTVPRAVYEAVHLASLAAVLLLSLYLVAQVMTSGTPIDAIGLWFHLDALGSVFVALIGVIGFLTGFYSLSYIRNDVKIGHMNPSQVKQYYAFFNLFVFTMLVVAMSNNIIMMWVAIEATTLSTVFLVGAYTTKLCMEAAWKYIIVCTAGVAFGLYGTVVVYANAADVMADAHQAVFWTSLLPYASQFDVMLMEIAFVFAAIGFGTKAGLFPMHTWLPDAHSEAPSPVSGLLSGVLLKCAMLIIIRFYILAVQALGPAFPQTVMLILGICSVGIAALAVFSQDDLKRKLAYHSCENVGIVALCLGFGGPLGVAAALLHCVTHGMTKALLFCVSGNVLMKYGTRDLNKISGILKVAPVTGVVMAIGFFALAGFPPFAMFISEVLAFISGVVSGNFVIVVVFAIALTIVIAACVHVVTQAVMGTPPEGMEKGDVGWVALAPEIALVAMLLWFGVALPQPVLNGIESATAIVLQEDTDVLHEAPLFKDLFAMTDQAQDSPSAGASVKE; the protein is encoded by the coding sequence ATGGATTACTCAATGCTGGTAGTCGTGCTGATGGCGGTGCCGCTGGCGGCCTCGCTCCTCATGGCCGCGCTGCCGTCCAAAACCGTGCCGCGCGCCGTGTACGAGGCCGTGCACCTGGCCTCGCTCGCCGCGGTGCTGCTGCTGTCGCTCTACCTGGTGGCCCAGGTCATGACGTCTGGCACTCCCATCGACGCCATAGGCCTCTGGTTCCACCTCGACGCTCTGGGCAGCGTGTTCGTGGCGCTCATCGGCGTCATCGGGTTCCTCACCGGCTTCTACTCGCTCTCCTACATCCGAAACGACGTGAAGATCGGCCACATGAACCCCTCGCAGGTGAAGCAGTACTACGCGTTCTTCAACCTGTTTGTGTTCACCATGCTCGTGGTGGCCATGTCCAACAACATCATCATGATGTGGGTGGCCATCGAGGCCACCACGCTGTCCACCGTGTTCCTGGTGGGCGCCTACACCACGAAGCTGTGCATGGAGGCCGCGTGGAAGTACATCATCGTGTGCACGGCGGGCGTGGCGTTCGGCCTGTACGGCACCGTGGTGGTGTACGCCAACGCCGCCGACGTGATGGCCGACGCGCACCAGGCCGTGTTCTGGACGTCGCTTCTGCCCTACGCCTCGCAGTTCGACGTCATGCTCATGGAGATCGCGTTCGTGTTCGCCGCCATCGGCTTCGGCACGAAGGCGGGCCTGTTCCCCATGCACACCTGGCTGCCCGACGCGCACTCCGAGGCGCCGAGCCCGGTGTCGGGCCTGCTGTCCGGCGTGCTGCTGAAATGCGCCATGCTCATCATCATCCGGTTCTACATCCTGGCCGTCCAGGCGCTCGGCCCTGCGTTCCCGCAGACGGTCATGCTCATCCTGGGCATCTGCTCGGTGGGCATCGCGGCGCTCGCCGTGTTCTCGCAGGACGACCTCAAGCGCAAGCTGGCGTACCACTCCTGCGAGAACGTGGGCATCGTGGCGCTGTGCCTGGGCTTCGGCGGGCCGCTCGGCGTGGCCGCGGCGCTTCTGCACTGCGTGACCCACGGCATGACCAAGGCGCTTCTGTTCTGCGTGTCGGGCAACGTGCTCATGAAGTACGGCACGCGCGACCTGAACAAGATCAGCGGCATCCTGAAGGTGGCCCCGGTCACCGGCGTGGTCATGGCCATCGGCTTCTTCGCGCTGGCGGGCTTTCCGCCCTTCGCGATGTTCATCTCCGAGGTCCTGGCGTTCATCTCCGGCGTGGTGAGCGGCAACTTCGTCATCGTGGTGGTGTTCGCCATCGCGCTGACCATCGTGATCGCCGCCTGCGTGCACGTGGTGACGCAGGCCGTGATGGGCACGCCGCCCGAGGGCATGGAGAAGGGCGACGTGGGCTGGGTGGCCCTCGCGCCCGAGATCGCGCTCGTGGCCATGCTCCTGTGGTTCGGCGTGGCCCTGCCGCAGCCGGTGCTCAACGGCATCGAGTCGGCAACGGCCATCGTGCTGCAGGAGGACACCGACGTGCTGCATGAGGCGCCGCTGTTCAAGGATCTGTTCGCCATGACCGACCAGGCGCAGGACTCGCCGTCGGCGGGCGCGTCGGTTAAGGAGTGA
- a CDS encoding hydrogenase 4 subunit D encodes METTLSVLAIASIVVPFIAAVVIVMAPQRAAKWLCVAAAAASTALTAGLWAAFAGSGLDSVTVTFAMLGDAEILGFVFDKMSVMLAPCFVGIGLLISIYSVGYMNKGNREHPDAPRRRFYAFFTVFIGAMAGVVFSSTVVGQLVFFEITGACSWALIGYYDTPTARKSAMKALILTHLASIGLYVAAGALYLQTGTFAVDAIAQLDGWWKAFVLLCVLWAAWGKSAQLPLYMWLPSAMEAPTPVSAYLHGASMVKVGVAVFAREVLAAAGVPEIVGWVVVVGAIATMLFSFFMYLPQKDMKRLLAFSTISQLSYIFLAFGFFIFGSDLAFEGGVMHMFNHAFAKTLFFLVAGAFSYTLGTRMLPQIKGVLKKQPLLGVGFAFAALAIAGVPPLNGFFSKFAIFSGSFAAAQGNWVLMLIVIVALVETVGCFAWFLKWMGSVLPGQPSETVADAAPLPKPMAGVLAVLIVMAVASSFIAAAWLG; translated from the coding sequence ATGGAGACAACTTTGTCGGTTCTCGCCATCGCCTCGATCGTCGTCCCGTTCATCGCGGCCGTGGTCATCGTGATGGCCCCGCAACGCGCCGCCAAATGGCTGTGCGTTGCAGCCGCCGCCGCCTCGACGGCGCTCACCGCGGGTTTGTGGGCCGCCTTCGCCGGCAGCGGCCTCGATTCGGTCACGGTCACGTTCGCCATGCTGGGCGACGCCGAGATCCTGGGATTCGTGTTCGACAAGATGAGCGTGATGCTGGCCCCGTGCTTCGTCGGCATCGGCCTGCTCATATCCATCTACTCGGTGGGCTACATGAACAAGGGCAACCGCGAGCATCCCGACGCGCCGCGCCGGAGGTTCTACGCGTTCTTCACGGTGTTCATCGGCGCCATGGCCGGCGTCGTGTTCAGCTCAACCGTGGTGGGGCAGCTCGTGTTCTTCGAGATCACCGGCGCGTGCTCGTGGGCGCTCATCGGCTACTACGACACGCCCACGGCCCGCAAGTCGGCCATGAAGGCGCTCATCCTCACGCATCTCGCCTCCATCGGCCTGTACGTGGCGGCCGGCGCGCTCTACCTGCAGACCGGTACGTTCGCGGTGGACGCCATCGCCCAGCTCGACGGCTGGTGGAAGGCGTTCGTCCTGCTGTGCGTGCTGTGGGCGGCCTGGGGCAAGTCGGCCCAGCTGCCGCTGTACATGTGGCTGCCCTCCGCCATGGAGGCCCCTACGCCGGTGTCGGCCTACCTGCATGGCGCGTCCATGGTGAAGGTGGGCGTGGCGGTGTTCGCCCGCGAGGTGCTCGCGGCTGCCGGCGTGCCCGAGATCGTGGGCTGGGTCGTGGTCGTCGGCGCCATCGCCACCATGCTGTTCAGCTTCTTCATGTACCTGCCCCAGAAGGATATGAAGCGCCTTCTCGCGTTCTCGACCATCTCGCAGCTCTCCTACATCTTCCTGGCGTTCGGCTTCTTCATCTTCGGAAGCGATCTGGCCTTCGAGGGCGGCGTGATGCACATGTTCAACCATGCGTTCGCGAAGACCCTGTTCTTCCTCGTGGCCGGGGCGTTCAGCTACACGCTGGGCACCCGCATGCTGCCGCAGATCAAGGGCGTGCTGAAGAAGCAGCCGCTGCTGGGCGTGGGCTTCGCCTTCGCCGCGCTCGCCATCGCGGGCGTGCCGCCCCTGAACGGCTTCTTCAGCAAGTTCGCCATCTTCTCGGGCAGCTTCGCGGCGGCGCAGGGCAACTGGGTGCTCATGCTCATCGTGATCGTGGCCCTGGTGGAGACGGTGGGCTGCTTCGCCTGGTTCCTCAAGTGGATGGGAAGCGTGCTGCCTGGCCAGCCGTCCGAGACGGTGGCCGACGCGGCCCCGCTGCCCAAGCCCATGGCCGGAGTGCTCGCGGTGTTGATCGTCATGGCCGTGGCGTCGAGCTTCATCGCCGCAGCGTGGCTGGGCTAG
- the hyfE gene encoding hydrogenase 4 membrane subunit: MTGFSIINILGGLLVVTSMLVVLARAPKRAAYLYAVQSLVIVALFAALGSVTGSSELFTWAGTAFVTKVLVVPGIILFTVKKLGDAGAGLESRLSPVKTIVVIAVEVYLCFVVAQGVELPIVAEVKPALAISLAHFFIGLTCIVTQRNIVKQIFGYCLMENGSHVTLALLAPQAPELVEVGIATDAFFAVIIMAIMVVRIYRNARTLDADDLMELKG, translated from the coding sequence ATGACTGGATTCTCGATAATCAATATTCTCGGAGGCCTGCTCGTCGTCACCTCGATGCTCGTGGTGCTGGCGCGGGCCCCCAAGAGGGCGGCGTACCTCTACGCGGTGCAGTCGCTCGTCATCGTGGCGCTGTTCGCGGCGCTGGGCTCGGTCACCGGGTCGAGCGAGCTGTTCACCTGGGCGGGCACGGCCTTCGTCACGAAGGTGCTCGTGGTGCCCGGCATCATCCTGTTCACCGTGAAGAAGCTCGGCGACGCCGGAGCGGGTTTGGAGTCGCGCCTCTCGCCGGTGAAGACCATCGTGGTCATCGCCGTGGAGGTGTATCTGTGCTTCGTGGTGGCCCAGGGCGTCGAGCTGCCCATCGTGGCCGAGGTGAAGCCGGCGCTGGCCATCTCGCTCGCGCACTTCTTCATCGGGCTCACGTGCATCGTCACGCAGCGCAACATCGTCAAGCAGATATTCGGGTACTGCCTCATGGAGAACGGCTCGCACGTGACGCTGGCGCTGCTCGCGCCCCAGGCGCCCGAGCTCGTGGAAGTGGGCATCGCCACCGACGCGTTCTTCGCGGTCATCATCATGGCGATCATGGTCGTGCGCATCTACAGGAACGCGCGCACCTTGGACGCCGACGACCTCATGGAACTGAAAGGCTAG